The Myxococcaceae bacterium DNA segment GCACGGAAGTCTTGAAGTCCGAGCAACCTTTTTTACTCGATTTTTGGGCGACTTGGTGTGGGCCTTGTTTGGCGATTGCTCCGCACGTCGAAGCGCTGGCCAATGAGTATGCGGGGAGTGTACGCGTAGGAAAATTGGACGTGGACCAAAATAATCAAACCGCCAGTCAGTATGGAATTCGCTCCATTCCGACGTTGATTTTATTCAAGCAAGGTCAACCGGTGGATCAAATCATCGGAGGGGTTTCGAAGGTGGCTCTGGAAGCGATGGTAAAGAAACACGTCTGAGAATCTGGGCAGGCTTAAAATCCGGCTCAGGGCCTGGTTCTATCTCTTCTCGGATCCGGCCCGCCATTAATTCGCGAACAAAGATCAAATCCGCTGGAGGAAATGGGCGTTGCTCAAGTTCTGCTTCCCGAACCCAGTCGAGCGCCTTGACATCCACTGCTCGAGGTGTGCCCTGCAGAATACGGCAACGGTAAATGGATAGTAGGATTTCTTTCGTTCCATGCAGATAGAGAGTTTGAAAGCAAAGCGAACCGACTGCAACGAGGACTCCTATTTCTTCGTTCAGTTCTCGAATGAGCGCTTGTTCGTCGCTCTCTCCTTCTTCCACTTTTCCGCCAGGAAACTCCCAGCTGAGGCCCATGTGCTTGTTGGGCCATCTCTCGGTGATGAGCACGCGCCCGTTTTCTCGAATCAGTCCTGCCACAACCTTGATGCGACTATCTTCCATACGCGAAAAGATACCCTGCGTTGCTTAACGTGTACAATGTGCCGTTCGAGCCGAAATCAAAAGCGCTTGAATAACCGTAGCTTGAACCAATATTCTGCAAGGGTTTACCCGTTCGAAGATGATTCACAAACAAAGCTCCTTGATCCGAAGCAAAGAAAACCGAATGATCTCGAATGACTACAGACGTTGGATTGCCTTTCTTGAAACGAAAAGACCAGCGTATTTTTTGGGCTGAAAGATCAAGGCCCCATACTTTCTTAGGACCCGCTGCTACGAGTATGCCGTTTGCATAAGCCAGATGCGTGATTTCGAGTATTTCGTAGTTTGACAGAATCACTCCCTGAGGACTCACGATCGAAATCCCGCGATTGAAAGCCGCTGCTGCAAGGTTTCCATCCGGTAAGGCGAGAGGGGTTGTTGCTACATCGGAGAAGGCTTTCTGAGGATCGCCCAACTGAACGTCAAAGGCCAACAGGCCGTCTGTTCGATGGTAGAATTCCAGTTTTCCACTAGGGCTTCCTACAACCAGATGATCTCCGAGGAGGATGGGAGAAGAAAGAGCTTTTAAGGAGAGTCCGGTTGAGAAAGAGCGTTTTTGACTCCAGATCTCATCCCCTGTGTTTAAATCGAAAGCGCACAGCGTGGCAAGCCCTGAGAGGGCGTAGAGATGGTCCGAATCGGCTACCAGTGCGCCTCCTAATTCGGCATCCAATTGCGATTGCCACTGGGTTTCAAAGTTCGAAGCGTTTAATTTTAAGATCTCTCCTTGAGTGGTTCCGATCCAGATCGAACCATTTTGGAGCAAAGGTTGTTTGGAGGCAGGGCTTGGGAGGCTGATCTGATGCTGTTTCATGAGCAAAGAAGCATCCAAAGCGTAAAATGAACGATCGGACCCGCCTACCAGAACACGATTCGTTTTTGCATCAAAGATGGGAGCGCCTTTTTCGAGGCGATTCCAAGGAGTACAGCCTGATTCGGGTTCCGAGAAAAGAGAAGACAGGCAGTAGTTGTTCTGAACGATTGGGACAGGTAAGCCTTTAAGAGAGAGAGCGTGAGCTAGGCAAGCCGCATGCAACCCAAGAATGATCGAGCCTATCGAACGCAGCATTATTTGTTTGAAAATCCAAGTTTTTCGAGCTCAGCCTGGATCGGTGCAATCTTTTCCGGTTGGCCTAAACGTTCGTAACAAGTCTTCAAGGCTGTTAAAGCCAGAGGACGTAGTGGATCAACGAGAGGGGTTTTGGCTAAAAAGCTTTCGTAAGCTTGGGTCGCTCGCTCCACTTCTCCAAGCTTGAACGATAGATGGGCTGCGTACAGCTGAGCCATTCCCAAGTCAATTTTTTCCAGCTTGTCTCGGGTTTCTTGCTCGCTTTTTGGGTCATCCTTCTTCAGCTCTTGGAGTGCCTTGGAGTAAGCCTCAGAGGTTTGAACGATGCGCTGCTGCCTCTGGTGCAAGCCCAGCGGAATCGCGAGCACTACCATGGTGCCAAGAACAAAAAGTCCAATCAGAACCGGTCGGTTTGCTTTAAGCCACGTATTCATCCATCTTTCATTCTCATGGCTGAAGGTTTTGAGCAAGACCCTGTGTTGAACAGAAATTTAGATTGCTTATTTGATTTAAAAAACAGTGTGATGCTACTATTCAAATATGTCTAAATTGGATCTGATTTTCGGCATTTTTTTGAGTTTCTTTTTGGTTTCATGCCATGGGGATATTTTAAAAGTTGCGGATGAAGCTTCGATACCCGAGGATCCTTCTCCTACGAAAAATAGAACTCTGAATCCATCGGGGACGCTGGGCTTTTACGTAACTCCTCAATACGCGTTGGGTAGCGCTTGGGCAGTTGATTATTCTGTGAAAGATTTTCGAGTCTATTCCTTGAATGAGCAGGGAGATCAGAGCCTTGCTTCGTTTGAGTGTTCAACCCGTGGAACTTCTATCCTCTGTTATTCTGCTCAACCTTTGTTCGATTCGACCTATGTGATTGTCAATGATTCGTCTAAGCTGAGTAAAACGTATCAAAGAATCATTAGCCTGACGGCTCAGCATCCCATTGCGGGTAAAACAGAGCCATTGGTCGTCGGTGAATTTGATGCAGAAGTGATTGATTATTTACTAAAACGTATCGCGGCTCATCCCGCTTACGATTTTCAGAATGTCTTGGTTGACTCCAGTACAAGCAAAGCCGATCCATTCAATCCTGTGCTTTTGGCCTACGGCACCGAGCGACTTATGGCCAATGTGCTTAAATTCAGCGATTACATGGTGGCGCATCCAACCTTGTTTCAATTTTTGGCAAAAGCTCCCATTTGCAATTCTCAACTAACCTTTTCAACGGATGGAATTTGGCCGCAAACGAAAGAGTATCATTTTAACGTGATGGGCATGAACGCCAAAGTCATTGGAAAAGCAGCTACAACGCAGTTTGCAAAGGGCCATCAAGTTCAGTTTAAATTTGATAGCGATTCAAGGGCGACTGTTTTTTCTGATTCCAGCTACATGACCCTGAAGAAGGCGGGCCAAGATGTGGTGATCTATTCGAAATGTACCGATAGCCCAGATACCGTATTAAGTTACCAGGCTGCTACAAGTTACGCGATGGTGCAGGTCGACACGCACTCTTTGCCATCCCTCATTTCGGGTCAAACCAGCCATTTAAGAATGCTGGCGGTGAAAGTGGATGCCAACAGTTATGCTGGACTACAAGCCGCTTGTTTGACGCAAAGCAATTCGGTGGAACCATCGCAGCTGCTTCAGCAGTTTGTTCCATGGATGGCTTTGCTAGCTTCGTCTACGGATGAGGGGCGTGAAGAACTCGGAGATTGGATCGGTCGATCGCGCTGCTTGTGTGCGGAGAACTTTAATCCACCGCTTGATAGCCCGAATCTTCTGGTGGGCTATCACGATAATTTCAGCGTGTCGTTTCCCTTGGGGGCTCCAGGAATTCCGGTTGCCATTTCGCCAGTCAATCAAACGGTTTACACAGACCGATACGGCATCGCCAAACTCTGTTCGAATCAATTTCAAAAAAGCGATACCGTCGGTTTCGAAGTCGATCATGTCGAAGTAGCCCGCTGCGATATTCCTGGAACGGCCCAAGGATCTCATTTGCAAACTTTCCGAAATGGCTTTTTTTATGACTGCTACGAAGGTCAAAACGGTCATGAGTGTGAATGTGCGTTGCACTTTGTTCCGGATGTCTCAGGACAAGCTTGTATCGAGTGCAAGGCCAACCAAGTTTCGGTGAATAAATCTTGCCAAGATTGTCCCAGCAACCAGGTTCAAGCCAACAACCAATGTAAGTTGTGTTCACCCAAGATCTATGGATCCGGTTCTTGCTTGGCTTGTCCTTCCGGATCTTATTCCAACGACGGTATCCATTGCGAGCCCGCTTGCCAAGATGAGCAAATCGTTGGCATTATTTCGGGCACGACTTACGGTTGCAAGTCCTGCCCGGAAGGCCAAATTGGCCAGAACCATCAATGCAAATCCTGCAAGGTCGGTCAGTATGCGAGTGGCAATACTTGTCTGGATTGCCCCGCTGATCAAGTCGTGGTTGAGAACAGCTGCCAACCTTGCGCCAGTGGAAAGATTGCCTACCGTGGAACTTGCCTGAGCTGCGGGCTTGGGCAATACGTTTCGTCCAACCAATGCGTTTTATGTCCAACGAATCAGATTGTTAACGATGCAAAAAATGGCTGCCAATCCTGCCCGGCAGAGGAACACGCGAACAATTACCGTTGCACCAAATGCTCCGCTGGGCAAATCGAGAACGCGGAAAGTTGCTCAACATGCCAATCGGGTTATGCCGCTTTTGATCATCAGTGCATTCTTGCAGCTGCAGGATGTCCATTCGATACGATTGCAATCGATGGGGTTTGTACCAGCTGTCCGAGCGGGACCCAGTCGAACTCACTCGGAGCTTGTTCGAGCGGCGAAGAGGGTTCTGTTTGCGCGGTGAACTCAGACTGCACAGGAAATGCCTATTGTTCGGGCACCCAGAATCACACCCAAACAGGCCGTTGTGTTGCTTGTGGGTTAGGAGAGAAGCACCTCTATTTATCGGAAGGCTGTACCGATGGAAAATCAGGATCGTTGTGTGATGTTTATAGCGATTGCTATGTGTTGGGTGGTTTCGGTTGCAATATGAGCAGCAAAAAGTGTGAATAATGAGCAACTTAATCAAATTTCCAAGCTGATTGCTTCGCCCTCAGCGGTTAAATTTTCGATTTCCAATAAAAAACGCGCTCTTACACACGCATCCTATTCTTCAGGGGCCCAATTAGCACACTCTATAGCCTCAAAGGCTTGAGCCACGCAGAGGTCTTTAAGCAGTGGAGTATGGAAACGAGTATGAGCATCTTTCAGGAAGAATAGTTACTCGTCCTCAAGGTTTAACAGCTTTTTTTCTGTTTTGTGGAATTTTTCTAGCTCCACAAATACATAAGATAACTCTCGAAGATGATGTCGGCCGGTTCTCTCTTCTAGAGTTCGATGGTAACTGATCGCCTCAATATTCGACGGCAAAATCGATTCTTTGAGAACTGCGACAACGACCATCGGTAGAAGATCAGCATGTTTTTTATCTGCTTGTACCTGCGAGGTGTAGGCATGAGTCTATCGATAAAGTCTAAAAAGCGTTCTCTATCCTATAGGACTATCAAATAGGTGAATCAAGAATTTCTCGTCCAGTCGTACCGCGCCAACTATCGAAATATTGCTACCCTGGCCAGCAGGTCTTTGGGAATACTGCCGTTTCCCTCGCGGAGAACGGGCATGACTACGACCCATGCCCAGGTTGCTTGGTGCTTCATCTGGGTAGACGTATCTATTGGTCGCGACTTGGGAGATTTCGGATTCAAATCTTCCTCGCTTGACCTTGTGCTTTTCGGTGTAGTTTTTCTGAGCTCTAAACGTCTTTTTTAAAGTCAGATCAGCTCTTATAATCATGGCATGGCTTGTCTCAGCGCCGCTTTTCTCAAGCCATGCTTTCGGGAGATTCAGTGATTGTAGAGTCACGCTGTAATGAATCTTTTGACTGCTTTTACCAAGGAGTTAAGTTGGGCTGTCACTTTATCGACTTGCTTTTAGAGTCACAAAGATATAGGCCATTAACTGAAATTTTTTTACGCTCATTAAAAGGAGATTTTATGAATAGATCGACCTTCGTCATCTTCACAATTAGTTTAATCGGATTGCCTGCTTTTTCCGCCAGAGAGAAATTATTGTTTTCCGTCGCCAAAAAACCCTATGTCGAACTTAATTTAGCAGCATTGAACGTGATTACCCCCTTGGTTCCAGTGGCTGCTCAAGAACCTGCGCAATCGAACCCTCCGGTGGAAGGAGTCGTGCTTGGTATTGATGAGCAAAAAAAACGTCTCATAGCAGCTACATTGAACCCGATGGGTACCCAGATCAGGCATTTCTGGCTACCCAAGGACATTGCTGTTCTTGGGTCTCATGTCACGATCGATCGAGCCGAATGGACTCACGCATGTGATGATACTAGCAGTATCTCAAACCAATGGCCTTTTGTAAGTCAGATCATTCGCTTTGATTCGCTTAACCGAACTATCGGGTGCATTACTGAAACAGGGTGGTTTCGATTAGCTGATGGTACGGAGATAGAGTTTCCAGCAAATCTCCCGCTTCCCAAAAAAACAACGCTCTATCGCTACGACCGGATTGGTAACATCTTGCTTATTTTCAATGATGACGAATTAGAATGCGTTTCTGGATCGTTCTGTAATGATGAAAACTGTCAATATTCACACTCTTTAAGGAATTCGGAAGCTATTTCGCGATTTAAAAATCGTCTATATCTTCAAGGGAAAACCGCCCAAGAATTTTATAAACATGTTGAAGAACCAGACTTGTTAAATACTGCCATGAGAAACGCATGCATTGGCATGTATGCTGCCTACGAAGGCTTTGCTCAAACGGTTCTTGATGAAGCGATCAATTTGTTCGTGGGTGAGGTCGGTTTTATTTCGCATGCCGAGATGAAAGATGCCTTAAAGTTGGAATTTGAAAAAACCGGTCATAAAAGAAAGCCACATAAACCAAGTGAGCTCATTGAGGTTTGGCGAGGCGCTCTTCAAAGAGCATGTAATATCAGCCTAGAATCTTCTCCTAGGTTCAAAGAATTTCGCCATGGTTCAGGCTTCGTATCTACCCAAACATGGTTCAAAAAAGATGATGAGGACAGTGATTTTCAGCCTTTCTACTTCTCTATCGAAGATAGTGACCAATTTACAAGCCTTTTTTATGGAGCAAGAAACGTATTCGGTCATGGTACCGCAGACGATACGATATCAGGCCGTGGAGTACTATTTGAGCTAGAAGATGAATTAGGAAAAATAACAAATTCACAATTAGCAGAATTGGCAATTTGTCTCAATAGTATGTTGAACAAGGATCTATGTAATGCGAGCGTGTCCTACCGGCAAACTCAATGGTTGTATTCTATTTTTCGAGGGGTGACGATTGCGACACAAAGATTGATCAGTTTATGGACCTACGACGCTTTCAGAGAGTCTTTGGGTATCGACATTCACCTCTGGGACTTCGCTCCAGCAATGCTATGCGATTGGAAGCGAGATGGATCAGATTTTCAGGCTCAGCAGAGAAAAGAACGCATTGTCATTCAGACACCTGGAGAGAAGGCTCGTGGTGTATGTGAAGATCAGTTGAAATTCGAGACTCAGCAAAAAAAAGAACGCATTGCCATTCAGACATTTGAAAAGAAGATCCGTGGTGTATGCGTGAAATTCGAGACTCAGCAGAGAAAAGAGTGCATTGCCGCTCAGACACCTGCAGAGAAGGTTCGTGGTGTATGTGAAGATCAGTTGAAATTCGAGACTCAGCAAAGAAAAGAACGCATTGCCATTCAGATATCTGAAGAGAAGGCCCGTGGTGTCTGTAAAGATCAGTTGAACTTCGAAGCTGATCAAAGAGAAAAACGCATTGCCATTCAGGGATCTGAAGAGAGTGGTCGTAGCAAGCAGGAATCAGCGGAGGAGTCTGGCAGGAAGTCTCTGAGCAACCTTCTGTCTGAGTATAAGTATGGAAAGGAGCTATCAAAGAAGCTATTAAATGAGCGCAACAATGTGAACGGGAAGCATTTCACAGAATCTAAGACCTTAGGAGAAGCAGAAAAGGTGGAGCGGGCGTGCATTGAAGATCAGAAGAGGGCAGACCTCCTTCATCTCAAAAAGTGGTTCTTTAACGAACATCGACATAACCAAAAGGCAAGGATCCAAGCGGATAAGCTCCAATACCACTGGCATGCACCGCAAGAGCCAGCTTTTAGACAGTTTCAAGAAGCGTATGTTGATGGCAGTCGTGGAGATTGTGGATTTATTGCCATTGGAACTACACGAGCAGATGCTATTCGATTGCTACAACAACACGCTGAAGCTCCTGACGTTCAACGTCAAATGATACCGGATATTCTCTTTGCAACTCTTCCAGAAACTGCTGAAGAGGATGATACCTTACCACTTCCATATTCTCTTCACACTTTGCGGCGTCAGCAGACGGAACGCGATGCCTTACTGACTCAGCTGGAAGACCAGAGACGTACTATCAACCTAGAGCGTGGCCAAGATGACACCATGCACAGAACTGTAGACTATCTCATGGAAAACCCAACCACATATACTTGGGCAACAGCTTTTATCGATAATCATCAAAGGCTTCAACAAATTGAAGCGGAGATTAGGGACTTTGTCCCAACAGCCGAACAAGTGCGAGATTTTGTCCAGTATGAATATCGCGCACGCCATGGATACTTAGGATATTTTCGGGGAGGCGGAGGGACTCTAGAGGTTTTGGCTCGTCTCTTAGATATACAAGTAACCGTATTGGAGGGTCAGGGAACTTTGAGTCAAACAATTCACGTGCCGTTTGAGCCTCACGATAACGTTACTGCTCCTCGTGGCGTATACTATTTACATCATGTCGGGGGTACAGACATAAACGGTCGCGCTTATCTCAATCACTTCAATTTACTATTCGAAGAACCTATTGTTCGCAGCACACTGAGGGCAGGAGTGACAAGCTCGATGTAGGGCCAAACAGCAACGAGCTAAAACATTCTGGTCCAGGCGATAGAGCCGTTTTGTGTGTAGGTATTATAAAAGCCTTTTTCACTTTTTGAAAGTACGAGACCGCTAAAATCTGAGGGCTAAGGGGGGGCTAACTTGGCACATAGGTAACACTTTCAAAAAGGAGAATCATTAATAGATCCCATGACCTGGCATCAAACCGAAGTATATCAAGAGAGAATCAAATTGATTGATGATTGGCTCGCAGGTGAGTTTTGCTCGTCGGCGCTGTGTCAATGTTATCCGATAATCCAGCGGACAGGTTACAAGCTTTATCGAAGCCTTCAAACACGAAGAGAGAGAATCCGCAGCCTAAGTCGTCTATCAATTTGGTGGCTGAAGTTGGGGATTCTCACTGAACTTCAAGCAGTTCTACTTGTCACTCATGAAAAAATTCGTCGTTATTTTAGACACGTTGAAGCATTTCTCAGCCAGAATCAAGCTCATGTCGTCTGAACTGTGCTGTATTTTTGAATTTCGCTGGAATTTTTATATATTTGTTGCTGAATCTTTTTGATTCAATCAGTCTGTGTTTTACTCGAGGAGTCAGAAGAGCCGCTTTCTTCAAGCTGTTCTATTTTTTCCAGAGAAAAACCTGTGGCTTTCGAAATGGTCGGCTTATCAACTTTTAGGATAAGAAGATTTCGGGCGGTTTGGAGATTGGCCAGCTCTGTCCATATGGGCTTGCCTTTTTCTAAGCCGATCGCCTCGCCTTCAACCATACCGAGATCAAACTGTTCTTTAGCGCTTAATTCTTCGGTTTCTAATAAAAGACGCGCTCTTACATACGCATCATATTCTTCAGGGGTCCAATTAGCACGCTCCATGGCCTCAAAGGCTTGGCTCACACAGAGGTCTTTAAGCAATGGAGGGTGGGAACGAGTATGAGCATCTCTTAGGAAGAATAGCCACTCGTCCTCAAAGTTTAACAACTCTTTTTCTGTTTTGTGGAATTTCTCCAGCTCCACAAATACATAAGATAACTCTCGAAGATGATGTTGACCGGTTTTCTCTTCCAAAGTTCGATGGTAACTGATCGCTTCAATATTCGATGGCAAAATCGATTCTTTGAGAACTGCGACAACGACCACCGGCAGAAGATCAGCATGTTTTTTACCTGCTTGTATCTGCGAGGTATAGGCGTGAGCTCCATAATATTGCATGCGTTTTAAAAAAATCGGACTTCGTCGGCACTGCATCTCGATCAGGAAATAAGTACCCGATTCATCCTGGCATTTGAGGTCAAACAGGCTTCTTTTACCCTGACCCAAATCAGGGATTTGTTCTGTTGGCACAAATTCGACTTTTTGGATTCTTTTGCCTGCAGATAATCGCAAGATGTTATTTAAAAAGTCCATCATCCTGATCGGGTCACCAAAGACTTTTTTAAATCCAACATCATTAGTCGGGTCTAAGTAGCGTTGCATAGGGTCTTAAGATTACATGAACGAAGGTGGAGTTGCAATGGAATGTCTGGTGAGTAAACCCTAGGGGTGTTGTTTCAGCGTGCATATGCTAGGCTCGCGGCTTATGTTTCGAAAGATAAAGTATTCGGACGATCAAGCTTTTTCTTTGCGCAGTTTAGCGGAGGAAGGGGTGGTGGTGTATGTTCACCGAACGCGTTCCGTTTTGTTACACTGGGTTCTTGCCAGTATGATAGCGCGGTATGAGCTTCCCGAGATTTTATACTCGACATTCAAAGCCAGCAAAGTATCTAATCTGATCCGAGCTGTTCGATTGGCAACGGGATCGATTGAGATTTTTTTAAGAAAAGCCAATACCGCCTTTTCTCAAAGGAGCAGTGAGAAGAGGGATTATATCAAGACTTTGATCCGAATCCAAAAAAGCTCTGAAACACCTATTTTTTTGGTTCCTCACTTCTTAGTTCTCGGAAACCGGTCGTCGAGTTTGAAGCCTTCGGCGGTCGATATGATTTTTGGTTCTCGCAACGATCCGGGTTTTGTTCGTTTGCTGCTTCGATTGCTGCTTTTCCGAAATTCGGGTCAATGGGCTACTGCAGAGCCATTGAATTTAAAAGCGTTTTTAGAGCAAAATCCTCATGCTACCGATGTGGTCCTCTCGCGTCGGACTCGAGGGATTCTTCAAAAGCGCTTCAAAGGATTGGCCAGAGCCTTTCATGGACCTTCGCTGAAAAGTACGAATCGCATTCAAGTGGATACACTGCGGGATCACGATCTTCAAAATTTTATGATGGAGGTAGAAAAGCAAACTGGGCTTCCTCGTGTCAAGCTTTTTAAGAAAGCTCAAGAATACTACTTACGAATCGCAGCTCGATTTGACGTAGATATGATTCATCTCATTAACCAGGTGTTTGGTTTTGTTTGGAATCGAATTTACGATGGAGTGGTGTGGAAGAAATCCGATATTGAAAAGATCAAGCAAGCCTCTCAAAAAGGGCCTGTGATTCTCGTCCCTGCGCATCGAAGCCATATGGATTATTTGGTTCTCAGTCAAATATTTTACTGGGAAGGCCTGATGGTACCTCATATTGCTGCCGGTGAAAATTTGTCCTTCTTTCCACTGGGGATTATTTTTCGAAGGGGGGGCGCTTATTTTATTCGTCGCTCATTCAAAGGAGACCCTCTTTATTCGCAGGTGGTTCGGGCTTACCTGAAGAAACTCTTGCGAGAAGGCTATACTCAAGAGTTTTTCATCGAAGGCGGCCGTAGTCGCAGCGGAAAAACATTGCCTCCTAAACTGGGACTCTTATCCATCATGGTGGATTGTCTGAGTAAGTCCAAACTGTATGAAGCGACCTTTATCCCAGTTTCCATTTCCTACGAAAAACTTTTAGAAGCAAACGAATACAGGCGAGAACTCGAAGGTGCAGAGAAGCGAGCAGAAAGCCGAGGCGACATCTTCCGTTCTCTCAAAATTTTGAGAAAACGTTATGGGCGAATTTTTGTTAATTTTGATGAACCCATTTCGTTCACGGAATTTTATCAGACAGGTCAAGTTGATTTGGTGCCACGTTTGGCGCATCGAATCATGGCGGGCATCCAGCGCTCAACGGTGGTGACGCCGGTATCTTTAGTCGCTACAGCTTTGATGGGTTCCAAGAGGAGGATCCTTTCCAGAGGACAAATCGAGTGGTCCATTAAGCGTTTGGCTCAGTATGTTCAAATTCCCAAACCAAGCTTGGAGAAAGTGCTCCACAATCTAATCCACGATGAGCTGATTGTTTGTGAGACAGCAGGCCGTCGTTTGTACTATCGCGTTCCTGAAAAAGCGGCATTATCGCTTGACTACTACAAGAACAACCTGATTCACCATTTTGCAGCCGATGCGATTTTAGCGATGGCGTTTCAAATATCTGCCCGAGGCGATCGCCGAAAAAGTGTCAAACGCTCTATTTTGCACAAGCAAGCCTTGCTTTTAAGTCGAATCTTTAAATTCGAATTCAGTTACTCGGTGGATGAGAATTTAGAGAATATATTCGAACAACGCTTGAACGAAGGGATTGAAGCGAAGATTCTCTTGCGAGTACAGGATCAAATTCGCTTGTCCGAATCCAAAGAAGCATTCTCACAGCTTTCTTTTATGGCGAACCTGTTGGCTAACTTTGTCGATGCCTATTGGGTTTGCGCTAGAAAGCTTGAGTCTGCTTTGTTAAAGGCTCCGACTCGCAAAATTTTGGTCGGTTTGCTTCTCGATTGCTTGCGAGAAGCTGTGTTAAGTGGAGCCAGTGATTACCCAGAAATCGTCAGCAAATCTTTGGTTGAAAATGCAATCATGTGGTTCGAAGATGCCGGAATACTGGTTTGGGAACAAGGAAAGGCAAGAATGAAGGCGGACAAAAAGCCGGATTTCAAAATTTATTTACAAGCATTGCAAGATTGTCATTATGGAAATTAATATATGGGAATAACATCAATTCGTGTTCAAGGAGCTCGAGTACACAATCTGAAAAACATTGGGGTGGAACTTCCCCGAGATCGCTTGGTGGTTCTCACTGGGCTCTCCGGTTCCGGCAAGAGTTCATTGGCTTTTGATACCATCTACGCGGAAGGGCAGAGACGATACGTGGAGTCTCTTTCAAGTTACGCCAGGCAGTTTTTGGAGATGCAAGATAAGCCCGACGTGGACCAAATCGATGGGCTATCACCGGCTATTAGCATTGAGCAAAAGACCACCAGCAAAAATCCTCGTTCTACGGTCGCGACCGTTACG contains these protein-coding regions:
- the trxA gene encoding thioredoxin — protein: MAQNVLTVTDSNFSTEVLKSEQPFLLDFWATWCGPCLAIAPHVEALANEYAGSVRVGKLDVDQNNQTASQYGIRSIPTLILFKQGQPVDQIIGGVSKVALEAMVKKHV
- a CDS encoding (deoxy)nucleoside triphosphate pyrophosphohydrolase, with the protein product MEDSRIKVVAGLIRENGRVLITERWPNKHMGLSWEFPGGKVEEGESDEQALIRELNEEIGVLVAVGSLCFQTLYLHGTKEILLSIYRCRILQGTPRAVDVKALDWVREAELEQRPFPPADLIFVRELMAGRIREEIEPGPEPDFKPAQILRRVSLPSLPEPPSKPLR
- a CDS encoding PQQ-like beta-propeller repeat protein — encoded protein: MLRSIGSIILGLHAACLAHALSLKGLPVPIVQNNYCLSSLFSEPESGCTPWNRLEKGAPIFDAKTNRVLVGGSDRSFYALDASLLMKQHQISLPSPASKQPLLQNGSIWIGTTQGEILKLNASNFETQWQSQLDAELGGALVADSDHLYALSGLATLCAFDLNTGDEIWSQKRSFSTGLSLKALSSPILLGDHLVVGSPSGKLEFYHRTDGLLAFDVQLGDPQKAFSDVATTPLALPDGNLAAAAFNRGISIVSPQGVILSNYEILEITHLAYANGILVAAGPKKVWGLDLSAQKIRWSFRFKKGNPTSVVIRDHSVFFASDQGALFVNHLRTGKPLQNIGSSYGYSSAFDFGSNGTLYTLSNAGYLFAYGR
- a CDS encoding Rpn family recombination-promoting nuclease/putative transposase encodes the protein MQRYLDPTNDVGFKKVFGDPIRMMDFLNNILRLSAGKRIQKVEFVPTEQIPDLGQGKRSLFDLKCQDESGTYFLIEMQCRRSPIFLKRMQYYGAHAYTSQIQAGKKHADLLPVVVVAVLKESILPSNIEAISYHRTLEEKTGQHHLRELSYVFVELEKFHKTEKELLNFEDEWLFFLRDAHTRSHPPLLKDLCVSQAFEAMERANWTPEEYDAYVRARLLLETEELSAKEQFDLGMVEGEAIGLEKGKPIWTELANLQTARNLLILKVDKPTISKATGFSLEKIEQLEESGSSDSSSKTQTD
- a CDS encoding 1-acyl-sn-glycerol-3-phosphate acyltransferase, giving the protein MFRKIKYSDDQAFSLRSLAEEGVVVYVHRTRSVLLHWVLASMIARYELPEILYSTFKASKVSNLIRAVRLATGSIEIFLRKANTAFSQRSSEKRDYIKTLIRIQKSSETPIFLVPHFLVLGNRSSSLKPSAVDMIFGSRNDPGFVRLLLRLLLFRNSGQWATAEPLNLKAFLEQNPHATDVVLSRRTRGILQKRFKGLARAFHGPSLKSTNRIQVDTLRDHDLQNFMMEVEKQTGLPRVKLFKKAQEYYLRIAARFDVDMIHLINQVFGFVWNRIYDGVVWKKSDIEKIKQASQKGPVILVPAHRSHMDYLVLSQIFYWEGLMVPHIAAGENLSFFPLGIIFRRGGAYFIRRSFKGDPLYSQVVRAYLKKLLREGYTQEFFIEGGRSRSGKTLPPKLGLLSIMVDCLSKSKLYEATFIPVSISYEKLLEANEYRRELEGAEKRAESRGDIFRSLKILRKRYGRIFVNFDEPISFTEFYQTGQVDLVPRLAHRIMAGIQRSTVVTPVSLVATALMGSKRRILSRGQIEWSIKRLAQYVQIPKPSLEKVLHNLIHDELIVCETAGRRLYYRVPEKAALSLDYYKNNLIHHFAADAILAMAFQISARGDRRKSVKRSILHKQALLLSRIFKFEFSYSVDENLENIFEQRLNEGIEAKILLRVQDQIRLSESKEAFSQLSFMANLLANFVDAYWVCARKLESALLKAPTRKILVGLLLDCLREAVLSGASDYPEIVSKSLVENAIMWFEDAGILVWEQGKARMKADKKPDFKIYLQALQDCHYGN